A genome region from Pseudanabaena sp. Chao 1811 includes the following:
- a CDS encoding ligand-binding sensor domain-containing protein produces MFAAPKTPKLNVSNAITKIGLALAVNIASWLALSYSSTNNAQAINIKSTNNELVKQGNLLSPSTRVNSPIANRPSSSFDGRISATLIDSRDRFWVGTWQGLIQLDPRTGRAISSISLPNSTVTALLEDNRGYFWVGTTSGLYQISPNSGKIENIAIQLSSSRILSLAMDRAGFIWVGTDQGITRISPYNAETYARMPNIPGTAANVMQVDHAGNIWVGTLDGLFKLNPGTAKITARIPFVSGQIVQALAVDPSGKIWAGTPRNVIEINPKTNKAIARVNPVTGRDIVALASDKTGELWIGMRDGLVLANTYNGEITSFINNLPNSSVLNLLISDREVWIGTSGGLGKINAKLKTSQIPNATATVVYTIQK; encoded by the coding sequence ATGTTTGCAGCCCCAAAAACGCCAAAATTAAATGTCTCAAATGCGATCACCAAAATAGGCTTAGCTTTAGCAGTAAACATAGCTAGCTGGTTAGCCCTGAGTTATAGCAGTACTAACAACGCTCAAGCCATAAATATCAAAAGTACTAACAATGAGCTAGTGAAGCAAGGAAATTTACTCTCACCATCTACAAGGGTAAATTCTCCGATTGCAAATAGACCATCATCAAGTTTCGATGGTCGCATTAGTGCCACCTTAATTGATAGTCGCGATCGCTTTTGGGTGGGAACTTGGCAAGGTTTGATTCAACTAGATCCGCGCACAGGTCGAGCGATCTCCTCTATATCTTTACCAAATTCTACCGTCACTGCTTTATTGGAGGATAACCGAGGCTATTTTTGGGTTGGTACAACTTCAGGCTTATATCAGATCAGCCCCAACTCAGGCAAAATTGAAAATATTGCGATTCAGCTATCCTCTAGTCGCATTTTGAGCTTAGCGATGGATCGCGCAGGTTTTATTTGGGTGGGAACCGATCAAGGCATTACCCGTATCAGTCCCTATAATGCTGAAACCTATGCGCGAATGCCCAATATTCCAGGGACAGCCGCTAATGTGATGCAGGTCGATCATGCTGGCAATATTTGGGTTGGTACATTAGATGGACTGTTTAAACTCAATCCCGGAACAGCGAAAATTACAGCAAGGATTCCCTTTGTATCTGGACAAATTGTGCAAGCTCTGGCTGTTGATCCGTCAGGGAAAATATGGGCAGGTACACCCCGCAATGTGATCGAAATTAATCCCAAAACCAATAAGGCGATCGCCCGAGTTAATCCCGTCACAGGTAGAGATATCGTCGCTCTAGCAAGTGATAAAACTGGCGAGTTGTGGATTGGCATGAGAGATGGGCTAGTCCTTGCCAATACTTACAATGGCGAAATTACCTCGTTTATCAATAATCTTCCCAATAGTTCTGTTCTCAATTTACTCATTAGCGATCGCGAAGTCTGGATTGGTACTTCGGGTGGATTAGGCAAAATCAATGCCAAACTCAAAACATCACAAATTCCCAACGCAACTGCGACAGTAGTTTATACAATACAGAAGTAG
- a CDS encoding cyclic nucleotide-binding domain-containing protein: MDVLLEKLHDIFTAQVLDIGGTKFSIASIAILLGLLVLAFFISKLISETLRRSLLRKLRINRGLQEAITVFIKYLLITLSCTIILQTAGVNLSSLAVIAGVIGIGIGFGLQNLSSNFISGVVLLFEQTLKVGDYIEIGELKGTIEKISIRSTILRTDDDLFVIVPNQRLIEHNTVNWSYAGHTCRIHIPITVALDTDLLVLTEALLTASRHEPHVLQSPPSEVRFLKFNREALEFELLVWIDHPDNHEAIRSSLNFRIAYEIRERGIQIPLPTREIVIRNPELIHDISSPNLSRKPKLRLTPNQSTIAVTNPLDVSPSTGINTRSLHDLLRKISYFERCTEVELFALIARGYRKQFDISEVICQENDPSEEFYIILSGAVEVFSERNNQAIATLGEGEFFGEIALLTGTPRTASVRALSSDTVLFVVERQQLQKLLSEHKELGEQIALKLSERQQILISLGLLNEEELQRSQHAALSWVRDRLNAIFGINLGKS, from the coding sequence ATGGATGTTTTATTAGAAAAACTGCATGATATCTTCACAGCCCAAGTTTTAGATATTGGAGGAACTAAATTTTCGATCGCCTCGATCGCCATTTTGCTAGGACTGCTTGTCTTGGCATTTTTTATATCAAAGCTAATTAGTGAAACTCTCAGGCGATCGCTACTTAGAAAACTGCGGATCAATCGGGGGCTACAGGAAGCCATTACTGTATTTATTAAATACTTACTGATTACCCTTAGCTGCACAATCATTTTACAAACGGCTGGCGTTAACCTTAGTTCTCTAGCCGTAATTGCGGGAGTCATCGGGATCGGAATTGGCTTTGGTCTCCAAAATCTTTCCAGTAATTTTATCAGTGGCGTAGTATTACTATTTGAGCAAACTCTCAAGGTTGGCGATTATATTGAAATTGGTGAGCTGAAAGGTACTATCGAAAAAATATCCATTCGCTCCACAATTCTCCGCACCGATGATGATCTGTTCGTAATCGTTCCCAATCAACGCTTAATTGAGCATAACACCGTTAACTGGAGCTATGCAGGACATACTTGTCGCATCCATATTCCAATTACCGTAGCCTTAGATACCGATCTACTAGTTTTAACAGAAGCCTTACTCACCGCATCTCGCCACGAACCTCATGTATTACAGTCACCACCGTCAGAAGTCCGATTTCTCAAGTTTAATCGTGAAGCCCTCGAATTTGAACTGTTAGTCTGGATCGATCATCCTGACAACCATGAAGCAATCCGTAGCTCGCTTAACTTTCGGATTGCCTACGAAATTCGCGAAAGAGGTATCCAAATTCCGTTACCAACTAGAGAAATTGTAATTCGCAACCCTGAATTAATTCACGATATTTCTTCTCCCAATCTTTCTCGTAAACCCAAATTACGGCTCACACCAAATCAATCAACAATAGCAGTTACAAATCCTCTTGATGTATCTCCATCTACTGGGATCAATACAAGAAGCCTCCATGATTTATTGCGGAAAATATCTTACTTTGAACGCTGTACGGAAGTAGAACTATTTGCCTTAATCGCAAGGGGGTATCGCAAACAATTTGATATTAGTGAAGTGATTTGTCAAGAAAATGACCCCAGCGAAGAGTTTTATATTATTCTGTCTGGAGCCGTAGAAGTTTTCTCAGAGCGGAATAATCAGGCGATCGCGACATTAGGCGAGGGAGAGTTTTTTGGTGAAATCGCCTTATTAACTGGTACACCTCGAACAGCTAGTGTTCGCGCCCTATCATCGGATACAGTTCTATTTGTAGTCGAACGTCAGCAATTACAAAAACTCCTCAGCGAACATAAGGAGTTAGGCGAGCAAATCGCGTTGAAATTATCGGAGCGGCAGCAGATTTTGATTAGTCTCGGCTTACTCAACGAAGAAGAATTGCAAAGATCTCAACATGCCGCATTATCATGGGTACGCGATCGCCTCAATGCGATCTTTGGAATTAATTTAGGTAAGAGCTGA
- a CDS encoding zinc-dependent metalloprotease — translation MKKVRFWIVICLSFLLILIFQPLLERLSPVAAQVSQITNVPVPNQGQPELQPFDEAIKDHEKLQGLFTLYRHPETGKVLAEIRPDQLDRNFLAVMTLESGLGERGIYRGIPLNDLMFNFRRLKNNLQFVIPNTNFRTQMGDPQERSLSQSFSDSILISLPIHSIHPKSKSLLIDIDPLILSDALTNLNKTLSNRLGAPFMADPNKSYLSNAQTFPQNIEIESVFGFAGTTLPKSDFSLPDLTTVPDSNAFTLKVRYSFSQLPAQNAYRPRLADERVGYFVTAYQDLSKKSAKTPFVRYINRWHLEKQNPNEQISPPKQPITFWIENTVPLEYRNAVREGALMWNSAFEKIGFKDAIVVKQMPDRADWDPADIRYNTIRWFNSVDAFFAMGPSRVNPLTGQILDADIIIDSNLIRSIKQDYGNIAQQNHWQNMPFLSLLTGDSHLCSYGMNARRLQYDKLAILKKQAIALSTDAPVRNDNLFMSSASDLCYGMEAVAQFKLGAMSLSLFDNVLPSSDRMKEYINQFVREVTAHEVGHTLGLRHNFHGSGMLSPDELNNPEITRKRGLSASVMDYNGVNLAPQGVKQGEFFTSKVGAYDEWAIAYGYTPINAIVPSGELKELTKIASLAAKPELAYATDEDESAGLDPLTQAHDLSNDLVTYAQWQFDNARMMWNRIEKRYPGQGASFDDTKTAFNQVFRYYAANLYSLVPYVGGQAFNRYRSGDAIGRLPFEPLPVTKQREALAAIQKNLFAADALSFSPNLLNKLAPSRWNHWGDSPDEFSLDYPIHRRILSLQTFVLSDLLSSNRLQRLRDTELKTNAGDALTLPELFENLQQGIWTEILAPTNDLTQISSLRRSLQRQHMNLLVNLALRNRFSMDKIDNFLDLVVGIRTINPPEDARTLAWYQLRQLRDRLANVLRDRSDKLDTYTKAHLEETSDRITKAIDAKLQAQ, via the coding sequence ATGAAGAAAGTTCGATTTTGGATAGTCATTTGCCTCAGTTTTTTACTTATTTTGATTTTTCAACCATTACTCGAAAGACTTTCTCCCGTTGCAGCACAGGTTTCTCAGATCACCAATGTGCCTGTACCTAATCAAGGACAGCCCGAACTTCAACCCTTTGATGAAGCTATCAAAGACCACGAAAAGTTACAAGGACTATTCACTCTTTACCGTCATCCAGAAACAGGTAAGGTCTTAGCAGAAATTAGACCCGATCAACTGGATCGCAATTTTTTGGCAGTGATGACCCTTGAATCAGGACTGGGCGAGCGCGGCATTTATCGTGGTATTCCTCTCAATGACTTGATGTTCAACTTTCGGCGACTGAAAAACAATTTACAATTTGTCATTCCTAATACCAACTTTCGCACGCAAATGGGCGATCCACAGGAGCGATCGCTCAGCCAATCCTTTAGCGATTCCATTTTGATATCGCTGCCGATCCATAGTATTCATCCTAAAAGCAAATCCCTATTAATTGATATCGATCCCCTAATCTTGAGTGATGCTTTAACCAACTTAAATAAAACCCTATCTAATCGACTGGGTGCGCCTTTTATGGCAGATCCTAACAAATCCTATCTCAGCAATGCTCAAACATTTCCTCAAAACATTGAAATAGAATCTGTATTTGGCTTTGCAGGAACAACATTGCCAAAATCAGACTTCAGCCTTCCCGACCTCACTACTGTGCCTGATAGCAATGCCTTTACCCTCAAAGTTCGCTATAGCTTTTCACAACTTCCCGCTCAAAATGCCTATCGTCCTCGCCTTGCCGATGAGCGGGTTGGCTACTTTGTCACCGCCTATCAAGACCTATCCAAGAAATCAGCGAAAACGCCCTTTGTCCGCTATATCAATCGTTGGCATTTAGAAAAGCAAAATCCTAATGAGCAGATTTCTCCACCAAAACAGCCGATTACCTTTTGGATTGAGAATACAGTTCCTCTAGAATATCGGAATGCCGTGAGAGAAGGCGCATTGATGTGGAATAGTGCCTTTGAAAAAATTGGATTTAAAGATGCGATCGTCGTCAAACAGATGCCCGATCGCGCTGATTGGGACCCTGCCGATATCCGCTATAACACGATTCGCTGGTTTAATTCTGTAGATGCCTTCTTTGCGATGGGTCCATCACGGGTGAACCCTCTCACGGGTCAAATTTTGGATGCCGATATTATCATCGATAGTAATTTGATTCGCTCCATTAAACAGGATTATGGAAATATTGCTCAACAAAATCATTGGCAAAATATGCCTTTTCTCTCGCTTTTAACGGGAGATTCCCATTTATGTAGTTATGGCATGAATGCCCGTCGGTTGCAGTATGACAAGCTTGCCATTCTCAAAAAACAGGCGATCGCCCTATCTACGGATGCTCCAGTCCGCAATGACAATCTATTTATGTCTAGTGCCAGTGACCTATGCTATGGCATGGAGGCAGTGGCTCAGTTTAAATTAGGAGCAATGTCTCTATCCCTCTTTGATAACGTGTTGCCCAGTAGCGATCGCATGAAGGAATATATCAACCAATTTGTGCGTGAAGTAACTGCCCATGAAGTCGGTCACACCCTCGGTTTACGGCATAATTTTCATGGTAGTGGGATGCTCTCTCCCGATGAGCTAAACAACCCTGAAATCACCCGCAAAAGAGGTTTATCAGCCTCGGTCATGGACTACAATGGCGTGAATCTTGCCCCACAGGGAGTAAAACAAGGTGAATTCTTTACGAGCAAAGTCGGAGCCTATGATGAATGGGCGATCGCCTATGGCTATACTCCCATCAATGCGATCGTGCCTTCAGGAGAACTAAAAGAATTAACCAAAATTGCCAGTCTTGCTGCCAAGCCAGAACTCGCCTATGCCACTGATGAGGATGAATCTGCTGGACTTGATCCCCTTACCCAAGCTCACGATTTGAGCAATGATTTAGTTACCTATGCTCAGTGGCAGTTTGATAATGCGCGGATGATGTGGAATCGCATCGAAAAACGCTACCCTGGTCAAGGTGCGAGTTTCGATGATACAAAAACTGCTTTCAATCAAGTTTTTAGATATTACGCCGCTAATCTCTATTCGTTAGTTCCCTATGTTGGTGGTCAAGCTTTTAATCGTTATCGCTCTGGCGATGCCATTGGGAGATTGCCCTTTGAACCATTGCCCGTGACGAAACAGAGAGAAGCACTAGCAGCAATTCAAAAAAATCTGTTTGCAGCAGATGCCCTCAGCTTTTCACCAAATCTGCTCAATAAATTGGCTCCTTCTCGTTGGAATCATTGGGGCGATTCTCCCGATGAGTTTTCCCTCGATTATCCAATTCACCGCCGCATTTTGTCCTTACAAACTTTTGTCTTAAGTGATTTACTCTCTTCAAATCGTTTGCAAAGATTGCGTGATACAGAACTCAAAACCAATGCTGGGGATGCCCTCACCCTTCCTGAGCTATTTGAGAATTTGCAGCAAGGGATTTGGACAGAAATTCTCGCCCCCACTAATGATCTCACTCAAATCTCTAGTTTGCGCCGATCGCTTCAGCGTCAACATATGAATTTGTTAGTCAATCTGGCGTTACGCAATCGGTTCAGCATGGATAAGATCGATAACTTTTTAGATTTGGTCGTTGGTATCCGCACGATCAATCCACCCGAAGATGCCAGAACACTAGCATGGTATCAACTCCGCCAACTACGCGATCGCCTTGCCAATGTTTTACGCGATCGCAGTGACAAACTCGACACTTACACCAAAGCCCATCTCGAAGAGACAAGTGATCGAATTACCAAAGCGATCGACGCAAAATTACAAGCTCAATAA
- a CDS encoding DUF2779 domain-containing protein, translating to MPHPIYLTKSDLKTARSCSTKLYYKKLGYPTVDRVDPYTRILADGNFIISKIAHLLYPEGIYISANLNSDESIANAAQETIAYLQQEHIVLFEPVLYAAHKLARADILVKHGDRIEIIEIRAKGFDSAAHEDLIKYRNLSLFRNKRTGKVGGEWRYIIEDIAYQVGILQEMLAEHLPSVDMQISPYLLVPDRAKTTQIDHLASYFQIQRLSTHRNSFSKFNGIAVNFTGDLQEIYNDQLLTKVNIETEVSELISPTIASAHKYIDYLIEQSPELFAPISKSCKGCEYRASDRDPRDGFKECWGDLADVENHVLELYQMGRIGGHETPLVNEMIQQKKVSMFDVPLEELNDYTYSYRQLIQIEYTQKNKEWISEHLPQIVKQIEYPIHFIDFETSRMAIPYRAGMRPYEQVAFQWSCHTIPAPDAEPIQTEWLDLNNIFPNFQFAESLMECLGDRGTILTWATHENSVLRDIYYQMQTYDYHNPQLQTWLANTAKLGNKGKSHLVDMNALTLKHYFHPLMKGRTSLKCVLPAVWKTNPYLHEIPYFQEYYREVDGEIFSPYDVLPQLQIGDRIQVVNEGAGAMLAYQDLMYGELRDLDDPSVRSQWKELLYQYCRLDTMAMVIIWTHWQNLCHKMKNL from the coding sequence ATGCCCCATCCTATTTATCTGACGAAATCTGATCTCAAGACTGCTCGCAGTTGCTCAACTAAACTCTATTACAAGAAGTTGGGCTATCCAACAGTTGATCGTGTAGATCCATATACCAGAATATTAGCGGATGGGAATTTCATCATCAGTAAGATTGCCCACCTTCTCTATCCTGAAGGCATTTATATTTCTGCAAATCTCAACTCCGATGAAAGCATTGCCAATGCTGCCCAAGAAACGATCGCCTATTTACAACAGGAGCATATCGTTCTCTTTGAGCCTGTTCTCTATGCAGCCCATAAACTCGCCCGTGCCGATATTCTGGTCAAACATGGCGATCGCATCGAGATTATTGAAATTAGAGCCAAGGGGTTTGATAGTGCTGCCCATGAAGACCTGATTAAATATCGCAATCTCTCGCTCTTTCGCAACAAACGTACTGGCAAAGTCGGTGGTGAATGGAGATATATCATTGAAGATATCGCCTATCAAGTAGGCATTTTGCAGGAAATGCTGGCAGAACATTTACCCAGTGTAGATATGCAGATTTCCCCCTATCTGCTGGTTCCTGACAGAGCCAAGACGACACAAATTGATCACCTCGCTTCCTATTTCCAAATTCAGCGTTTATCGACCCATCGCAATTCCTTTTCCAAATTTAATGGCATTGCGGTCAATTTTACGGGAGATCTTCAAGAAATCTATAATGATCAGTTGCTTACCAAAGTTAACATCGAAACGGAAGTATCTGAATTAATCTCACCAACGATCGCCTCCGCCCACAAATATATCGACTACCTGATCGAGCAATCCCCCGAACTCTTTGCACCGATCAGCAAAAGCTGCAAAGGCTGTGAATATCGAGCTAGCGATCGCGATCCCCGTGATGGATTCAAGGAATGTTGGGGCGATCTAGCGGATGTCGAAAACCATGTATTAGAACTCTATCAAATGGGTAGAATTGGTGGTCATGAAACACCGTTAGTCAATGAAATGATTCAGCAAAAGAAGGTGAGCATGTTTGATGTTCCCTTAGAAGAATTGAATGACTATACCTACAGCTATCGACAACTAATTCAAATTGAATATACGCAAAAAAATAAAGAATGGATCTCCGAGCATCTTCCCCAGATCGTCAAACAGATTGAATACCCAATTCACTTTATTGACTTTGAAACCTCCCGCATGGCAATTCCCTATCGGGCAGGTATGCGACCCTATGAGCAAGTTGCCTTTCAATGGAGTTGTCACACAATTCCTGCACCAGATGCGGAGCCAATTCAAACGGAATGGCTCGATCTCAACAACATTTTCCCGAATTTTCAATTTGCCGAATCACTGATGGAATGTCTGGGCGATCGCGGCACAATTTTGACATGGGCAACCCACGAAAACAGCGTCCTGCGGGATATTTATTATCAGATGCAAACCTATGACTACCATAATCCTCAACTGCAAACATGGTTGGCGAATACTGCCAAGCTTGGCAATAAGGGTAAATCCCATTTAGTGGATATGAATGCCCTCACTCTCAAACATTACTTCCATCCCTTAATGAAAGGACGCACCTCCTTAAAATGTGTATTACCTGCGGTTTGGAAAACTAATCCCTATCTCCACGAAATTCCTTATTTCCAAGAATATTATCGCGAAGTTGATGGCGAAATTTTTAGTCCCTATGATGTGTTACCACAGTTGCAAATTGGCGATCGCATCCAAGTTGTCAATGAAGGGGCGGGGGCAATGCTTGCCTATCAGGACTTAATGTATGGTGAGTTGCGGGATCTCGATGATCCATCCGTGCGATCGCAATGGAAGGAATTGCTGTATCAATATTGCCGACTAGATACGATGGCAATGGTAATCATCTGGACTCATTGGCAAAATCTATGCCACAAGATGAAAAATTTATAA
- a CDS encoding CHASE2 domain-containing protein, producing the protein MLSNFKRRLKALLSPKFIGYGLVMTIASLSAIATGLGLNEVKNLERQTQSTFFNWRGPIAPPKDIVILAIDDLSLRQGEFYDPKTRPFLEPFRTTTWKRVVYAQVLEKLVKAGAKVVAFDILFVTPGDHGIADDDKLQKAITTYGEKAVFAASYEFTQIGEANILQLASPESIFQIKPNTLGLINFRPEVTGNIHRLGVQAPPDSGLPIVPTFASAILDVAKISYPKPKGDGIYFMGGANTWVNAQQQIPFYYVVDPYNWNSEQLQGGKFFKDKIVLIGATAASKQDIQNSAMGRMAGVEIHANAIATLMQGKSMAELLPTPLQQAIFIFLLVGISGGILCWLKRPSIQILTAFGIMIAWIGIGYVSFIYSSTILPVALPAIAIGLNGVALLATGSIADQIDKLLLRRTLERYVAAPIVEEIVHQPEGFRDLLEGRTIKAAVLFSDIRGFTTLSSRLPAKFLIQQLNTYLGGMVDAILEYQGTIDKFIGDAIMAEFGSPVSRGEKADAMNAIHAALNMRLALMELRKVWQSENKIPFSNGIGINYGEVTVGNIGSTRRLEYAVIGDTVNVASRVEGMTKELGTDIVITGALYEIVKDEIDVVDFGEHALKGRVGNVRLYGVIGIKGSDRSIYEQVQNDLKRHTAVIDILKKGQIPKLRE; encoded by the coding sequence ATGCTGTCCAACTTCAAAAGGCGATTAAAAGCTTTGTTAAGTCCCAAGTTTATTGGCTATGGGTTGGTGATGACGATCGCCAGTTTAAGTGCGATCGCGACAGGTTTGGGTCTCAATGAAGTAAAAAACCTTGAACGACAAACTCAATCCACCTTTTTTAATTGGCGTGGTCCGATCGCTCCTCCTAAGGACATTGTGATTTTAGCGATCGATGATTTGTCTTTGCGCCAAGGTGAATTTTATGACCCAAAAACTCGCCCTTTTTTAGAACCATTCCGTACTACGACTTGGAAGCGGGTGGTCTATGCTCAAGTATTAGAGAAGTTAGTCAAGGCAGGGGCAAAGGTCGTTGCCTTTGATATTTTATTTGTGACTCCGGGGGATCATGGAATTGCCGATGACGATAAGCTCCAAAAGGCAATTACAACCTATGGCGAAAAGGCAGTATTTGCAGCTAGTTATGAATTTACCCAAATTGGCGAAGCAAATATTTTACAACTCGCTTCTCCTGAATCAATTTTCCAGATCAAACCCAATACATTGGGGCTGATTAATTTTCGCCCAGAAGTGACAGGTAACATTCATCGCTTAGGTGTGCAAGCACCTCCTGATAGTGGTTTGCCGATAGTTCCTACCTTTGCATCCGCTATTCTGGATGTTGCCAAAATTAGTTATCCTAAACCCAAGGGAGATGGAATCTATTTTATGGGAGGAGCTAATACATGGGTGAATGCTCAGCAGCAGATTCCCTTTTATTATGTTGTTGATCCTTATAATTGGAATAGTGAACAGCTTCAGGGAGGTAAGTTCTTTAAAGATAAGATTGTCTTGATTGGGGCTACGGCAGCATCAAAACAGGATATCCAAAACTCGGCAATGGGGAGAATGGCGGGAGTTGAAATCCATGCTAATGCGATCGCAACGCTCATGCAGGGTAAAAGTATGGCGGAATTGTTGCCCACACCTCTACAGCAAGCTATATTTATCTTTTTGCTAGTGGGCATTTCAGGGGGCATCCTCTGCTGGCTCAAACGTCCAAGTATCCAGATCTTAACTGCCTTCGGGATTATGATCGCTTGGATTGGAATTGGCTATGTCAGCTTTATTTATAGCAGTACAATCTTACCTGTGGCATTGCCTGCGATCGCGATCGGTTTAAATGGAGTTGCCCTGCTTGCCACAGGTTCCATCGCCGATCAGATTGATAAACTTTTGCTGCGACGCACCCTAGAGCGTTATGTCGCTGCTCCAATTGTCGAAGAGATTGTCCATCAGCCTGAAGGTTTTCGAGATCTCTTAGAAGGTCGCACGATTAAAGCGGCAGTTCTCTTTTCTGATATTCGCGGATTTACGACCCTTTCTAGCCGTCTACCTGCTAAATTTTTGATTCAGCAATTAAACACTTATCTTGGTGGCATGGTGGATGCCATTTTGGAGTATCAAGGCACAATTGATAAATTCATTGGTGATGCGATTATGGCGGAGTTTGGTTCGCCAGTTTCGCGAGGGGAGAAGGCGGATGCGATGAATGCGATCCATGCTGCCCTGAATATGCGATTGGCACTAATGGAACTTCGCAAAGTCTGGCAATCAGAAAACAAAATTCCTTTCTCCAATGGTATTGGTATTAATTATGGCGAAGTTACCGTTGGTAATATTGGCTCTACACGCCGCCTTGAATATGCTGTAATTGGGGATACGGTGAATGTGGCAAGTCGAGTGGAAGGGATGACTAAGGAACTTGGTACGGATATTGTAATTACGGGGGCTTTGTATGAGATTGTCAAGGATGAGATTGATGTAGTTGATTTTGGAGAACATGCGCTCAAAGGTCGAGTGGGTAATGTGCGCCTGTATGGTGTGATTGGAATCAAAGGTAGCGATCGCAGCATTTACGAGCAAGTGCAAAATGATCTCAAGCGGCATACGGCAGTGATTGATATTCTCAAAAAAGGACAGATTCCAAAATTACGTGAATAA
- a CDS encoding cytochrome P450, with product MTRYPAEQPIEKPLPPGDMGLPILGQTLQFLFDRNFPAKQYAKYGAISKTNLLGRPTVMMIGSEAAECVLSSQMECFSWKEGWPDNFKMLLGESLFLQDGEEHRRNRRLMMPAFHGQALNGYISTMDEITQRYLDKWTEKGEFTWFNEFKKLTFEIASQLLIGSKAGDEVEVERLSQLFTTLTNGLFVILPLKLPFTTLGKAIKARDRLLQHLTKVVKERQQHPTHDVLSMLIQAQDEDGSRFSLEELKAQAMLMLFAGHETTTSMLTWFCLELGRHPQVLEQARQEQIALAQTGELNLEQIGKMTYLDQILQEIERLHPPVGGGFRGVVKPFEFNGYHIPKGWLALYSIIITHKQPDIYPNPDQFDPDRFSPDRQEHKQKPFSLIGFGGGARICIGIAFAKLEMKIIASHLLRRYHWEILPDQNLEPFPIPTLRPKDGLKVKFRPL from the coding sequence ATGACTAGATATCCAGCAGAACAACCGATTGAGAAACCCTTACCCCCCGGAGACATGGGCTTACCAATTTTGGGACAGACTCTGCAATTTCTTTTCGATCGCAACTTTCCCGCCAAGCAATATGCCAAATATGGCGCAATATCCAAAACAAACCTGCTCGGTAGACCAACGGTCATGATGATTGGTTCTGAGGCTGCCGAATGTGTCCTATCTAGTCAGATGGAATGTTTCTCTTGGAAAGAAGGATGGCCCGACAACTTCAAAATGCTGCTCGGAGAATCCCTATTCTTGCAAGATGGCGAAGAACATCGGCGCAACCGTCGGCTCATGATGCCCGCATTTCATGGACAAGCCCTGAATGGCTACATCTCAACTATGGATGAGATCACCCAGCGCTATCTAGATAAATGGACAGAAAAGGGAGAATTTACTTGGTTTAATGAATTCAAAAAACTCACCTTTGAGATTGCCAGTCAGCTTTTAATTGGTTCCAAAGCTGGAGATGAGGTAGAAGTAGAAAGACTTAGCCAACTATTTACCACCTTAACCAATGGTTTATTTGTGATTTTGCCTCTAAAGCTGCCATTTACCACCTTAGGCAAGGCTATCAAGGCACGCGATCGCCTTTTGCAACACCTTACGAAAGTCGTCAAAGAACGCCAACAACATCCCACCCATGATGTATTGAGTATGCTAATCCAAGCCCAAGACGAAGATGGTAGCCGCTTTAGTCTAGAAGAACTCAAAGCTCAAGCCATGCTGATGCTCTTTGCAGGGCATGAAACCACCACCTCAATGCTCACTTGGTTTTGCCTCGAATTAGGTCGTCATCCTCAAGTATTAGAACAGGCTCGCCAAGAACAAATTGCCTTAGCCCAAACAGGAGAACTAAATCTAGAGCAAATTGGGAAAATGACCTATCTAGATCAAATTCTCCAAGAAATAGAACGCTTGCATCCTCCCGTTGGTGGCGGTTTTCGTGGTGTCGTCAAACCCTTTGAGTTTAATGGCTATCACATTCCCAAAGGTTGGCTAGCACTCTATTCGATTATCATTACCCACAAACAACCAGATATCTATCCCAATCCCGATCAGTTCGATCCCGATCGCTTTAGTCCTGATCGCCAAGAACATAAACAAAAACCCTTTAGCTTGATTGGCTTTGGTGGCGGCGCACGCATTTGCATCGGTATTGCCTTTGCCAAGCTAGAAATGAAGATTATTGCTTCCCATCTCCTGCGCCGCTATCACTGGGAAATCTTGCCGGACCAAAATCTCGAACCATTCCCAATTCCCACACTCCGCCCCAAAGATGGACTCAAAGTAAAGTTTAGACCTCTATAA